One stretch of Schizosaccharomyces pombe strain 972h- genome assembly, chromosome: III DNA includes these proteins:
- the ago1 gene encoding argonaute encodes MSYKPSSEIALRPGYGGLGKQITLKANFFQIISLPNETINQYHVIVGDGSRVPRKQSQLIWNSKEVKQYFGSSWMNSVYDGRSMCWSKGDIADGTIKVNIGSESHPREIEFSIQKSSKINLHTLSQFVNSKYSSDPQVLSSIMFLDLLLKKKPSETLFGFMHSFFTGENGVSLGGGVEAWKGFYQSIRPNQGFMSVNVDISSSAFWRNDSLLQILMEYTDCSNVRDLTRFDLKRLSRKFRFLKVTCQHRNNVGTDLANRVYSIEGFSSKSASDSFFVRRLNGEEQKISVAEYFLENHNVRLQYPNLPCILVKNGAMLPIEFCFVVKGQRYTAKLNSDQTANMIRFAVQRPFERVQQIDDFVHQMDWDTDPYLTQYGMKIQKKMLEVPARVLETPSIRYGGDCIERPVSGRWNLRGKRFLDPPRAPIRSWAVMCFTSTRRLPMRGIENFLQTYVQTLTSLGINFVMKKPPVLYADIRGSVEELCITLYKKAEQVGNAPPDYLFFILDKNSPEPYGSIKRVCNTMLGVPSQCAISKHILQSKPQYCANLGMKINVKVGGINCSLIPKSNPLGNVPTLILGGDVYHPGVGATGVSIASIVASVDLNGCKYTAVSRSQPRHQEVIEGMKDIVVYLLQGFRAMTKQQPQRIIYFRDGTSEGQFLSVINDELSQIKEACHSLSPKYNPKILVCTTQKRHHARFFIKNKSDGDRNGNPLPGTIIEKHVTHPYQYDFYLISHPSLQGVSVPVHYTVLHDEIQMPPDQFQTLCYNLCYVYARATSAVSLVPPVYYAHLVSNLARYQDVTADDTFVETSEASMDQEVKPLLALSSKLKTKMWYM; translated from the exons ATGTCGTATAAACCAAGCTCAGAAATAGCTTTACGTCCCGGTTATGGAGGGTTGGGCAAGCAGATTACTTTGAAAGCtaacttttttcaaatcatTTCTTTACCTAACGAGACTATCAACCAGTATCAT GTCATAGTAGGTGATGGTTCACGTGTCCCACGAAAGCAATCCCAGTTGATTTGGAATTCTAAAGAAGTTAAACAGTATTTTGGATCTTCCTGGATGAATTCTGTTTATGATGGGCGAAGCATGTGTTGGTCTAAAGGTGATATTGCTGATGGCACCATCAAGGTAAACATAGGCAGTGAGTCGCACCCTCGAGAAATTGAATTCTCTATTCAAAAATCAtctaaaattaatttgcaTACTCTTAGCCAGTTTGTAAACTCAAAGTATTCTTCGGATCCGCAAGTTCTAAGCAGTATAATGTTTCTGGATTTGCTGTTAAAGAAGAAACCATCTGAGACTTTGTTTGGCTTCAtgcattctttttttacagGTGAAAACGGAGTTTCACTTGGAGGTGGAGTAGAGGCTTGGAAAGGGTTTTACCAGTCTATACGACCGAATCAGGGTTTCATGTCTGTTAATGTAGATATATCTTCGAGTGCATTTTGGCGTAATGATTCTTTACTTCAGATCCTTATGGAATACACAGATTGCTCGAACGTTAGAGACTTAACACGTTTTGACCTAAAACGTCTTTCCCGCAAGTTTCGGTTTCTAAAGGTGACCTGTCAGCATCGCAATAATGTCGGTACTGACCTGGCGAATAGAGTTTATTCCATCGAGGGATTTTCCTCAAAAAGTGCCAGTGATAGCTTTTTTGTTCGCCGTCTTAATGGTGAAGAGCAAAAAATCTCTGTAGCTGAATACTTTCTTGAAAATCACAATGTTCGTTTGCAATATCCTAACCTACCTTGCATATTAGTAAAGAACGGGGCGATGCTTCCTATTGAATTCTGTTTTGTTGTAAAAGGTCAGAGATATACTGCAAAACTGAATAGTGATCAAACTGCCAACATGATCCGTTTTGCGGTCCAACGACCTTTCGAACGTGTCCAGCAAATCGATGATTTTGTCCATCAGATGGATTGGGATACAGATCCCTACCTAACCCAATATGGTATGAAAATTCAGAAAAAGATGCTCGAAGTTCCAGCTCGTGTTTTAGAAACTCCTTCTATTCGTTACGGAGGAGATTGCATTGAGCGTCCCGTTAGTGGACGTTGGAATTTACGTGGTAAACGGTTCCTTGATCCGCCGAGGGCTCCTATTAGATCTTGGGCTGTAATGTGTTTTACTTCAACGCGTAGACTCCCTATGAGGggtattgaaaatttcctGCAAACATATGTACAAACACTCACTTCGTTGggaattaattttgttatgAAAAAACCTCCAGTTTTGTATGCAGATATTAGAGGGAGTGTTGAAGAACTATGTATAACGttatataaaaaagctGAACAGGTTGGTAATGCTCCTCCTGACtatctcttttttattttggatAAAAATTCGCCTGAACCATATGGTTCCATTAAACGTGTTTGCAATACTATGTTAGGGGTTCCTTCTCAATGTGCTATTAGCAAACATATTTTACAAAGCAAGCCCCAATACTGTGCAAACTTAGGCATGAAGATTAATGTCAAGGTTGGAGGAATTAATTGCTCGTTGATACCCAAATCCAACCCTTTGGGAAATGTTCCTACTCTTATTCTTGGTGGAGATGTTTATCACCCTGGGGTTGGTGCAACAGGTGTTTCGATTGCTTCAATTGTGGCATCGGTAGACCTAAATGGCTGCAAGTATACGGCTGTTTCACGTTCCCAACCTCGTCATCAAGAAGTGATTGAAGGAATGAAGGATATCGTGGTATATCTATTGCAAGGGTTTAGGGCAATGACTAAACAACAACCACAACGTATTATCTATTTCCGTGACGGTACCTCGGAAGGACAATTTTTATCAGTAATAAACGATGAGCTTTCTCAGATTAAAGAAGCGTGTCATAGTCTATCACCAAAATACAATCCAAAGATTCTAGTATGCACAACGCAGAAGAGACATCACGCTCGTTTCTTCATTAAGAACAAATCCGACGGAGATAGAAATGGAAATCCCCTCCCTGGTACAATTATTGAAAAGCATGTTACTCACCCCTATCAGTACGATTTTTACCTTATATCCCACCCATCTCTGCAAGGCGTTTCGGTCCCAGTTCACTACACGGTTTTGCACGACGAAATTCAGATGCCACCGGACCAATTCCAAACACTGTGTTATAATCTTTGTTATGTTTATGCAAGAGCAACAAGTGCTGTTTCCTTGGTTCCACCTGTTTATTATGCGCATTTGGTTAGTAACTTAGCCCGTTATCAAGACGTGACAGCCGATGATACTTTTGTTGAGACATCAGAAGCATCAATGGATCAAGAAGTAAAGCCGCTTTTAGCTCTATCAAgtaaattgaaaacaaagatgTGGTATATGTAA
- the mmi1 gene encoding YTH family RNA-binding protein Mmi1 — protein sequence MSNTNFSTSRSSKSIPELPNLEALRSLWPPPSLNESGDTRSVWTTHTGEPVASSVLSTSGSNNFSSPLKRPAPESHDAPIGRRLMVDDPRLIKHGKYDFSRHCTDYGHSYEWPYFRSLRRESMLYHTSGSYPESQPPYSSYSTDAPHYYHAGSESSAYYDSRSRLHGIQPPPKRRTLSPPPRRLADPVVVGSSRYVEEEVYRRPPYTLASEVPSSASAYQAGYSSYPVRSSPQLSHEDTRHGIASSGSTRYPFVPANTRASHSPSLLEPYAHSLPSSVAPVGAYPEKSSYLLSNSSNDSASRKEKPKARASTPPPLNFSRASEHRNEKGERISMINPRVVLDENGISHRSRYFIMLCDNETAIAHAKKTSIWAVKKDSSKRISDAYKKASVYFIFVAQQTYNALGYAQVVSDLNSTELPFWSDSSHAGGVRIKWIKTCNLFSAEISEIVSHMDHGSEARDGMEMMYDEGSRLCTLINYAIMKRIGRDR from the exons atgTCAAACACAAACTTCTCTACTTCTAGGTCATCAAAGTCCATTCCGGAACTTCCAAATTTGGAAGCTCTGCGAAGCCTGTGGC CTCCACCGTCATTGAACGAATCGGGCGATACTAGAAGCGTATGGACTACTCATACCGGAGAGCCTGTTGCGTCAAGTGTTCTATCTACTTCAGGTTCAAACAACTTTTCTTCACCTCTGAAAAGACCTGCACCAGAGTCACATGACGCTCCTATCGGTAGAAGATTGATGGTAGATGATCCCCGCTTAATTAAACATGGTAAATATGATTTTAGCAGGCATTGCACTGACTATGGTCACTCCTACGAATGGCCTTATTTTCGATCCCTTCGTCGTGAGTCTATGCTTTATCACACTTCGGGATCTTATCCAGAAAGTCAGCCTCCTTACTCTTCTTATTCAACTGATGCTCCACATTATTATCATGCAGGTTCGGAATCCTCTGCTTACTATGATAGCCGTTCTCGTTTGCATGGCATACAACCTCCTCCCAAGCGACGCACACTTAGTCCTCCCCCTAGACGGCTTGCGGACCCAGTGGTTGTTGGAAGTTCTCGTTatgttgaagaagaagtatACAGAAGGCCTCCTTACACTTTAGCTTCTGAAGTTCCTTCATCCGCTTCAGCATACCAAGCTGGTTACTCTTCCTATCCTGTTCGATCTTCCCCCCAACTTTCTCATGAAGACACTCGTCATGGTATTGCAAGCAGTGGTTCAACAAGGTATCCTTTTGTACCTGCTAATACTCGTGCATCTCACTCCCCTAGTTTGCTTGAACCTTATGCTCACTCCCTTCCCTCTTCGGTCGCGCCAGTTGGAGCTTATCCTGAGAAATCTTCTTACCTGCTTTCTAATTCCAGCAATGATAGTGCctcaagaaaagaaaaacccAAAGCTCGTGCATCTACGCCTCCtccattaaatttttccaGAGCAAGCGAACATAGAAATGAGAAGGGGGAACGCATTTCGATGATTAATCCCCGAGTTGTTCTTGACGAAAATGGAATTTCACACC GCTCCcgttattttattatgctATGTGACAACGAGACTGCCATTGCTCATGCTAAAAAAACTTCTATTTGGGCAGTCAAGAAAGATTCTTCCAAAAGAATTTCTGATGCATATAAG AAAGCCagtgtttattttatttttgtggCTCAGCAAACGTACAATGCTTTAGGATATGCTCAGGTAGTCAGCGACCTAAATAGCACCGAACTGCCCTTTTGGTCAGATAGCTCGCATGCTGGAGGTGTTCGCATCAAGTGGATTAAAAC TTGCAATCTGTTTTCTGCTGAAATTTCTGAAATTGTTAGCCACATGGATCATGGGTCTGAAGCTAGAGATGGCATGGAAATGATGTATGATGAAGGCAGCAGACTTTGTACGTTGATTAACTATGCTATAATGAAGCGAATTGGAAGAGACCGTTGA
- the cbf11 gene encoding DNA-binding transcription factor, CBF1/Su(H)/LAG-1 family Cbf11 — MGDYFAWDFANISGSNTSGSLNLNQLNLDNINNGLHNQEDGAGGRNENSERVGSGSPGSVSMQVLSLFSAVNSALATLEKSEEFPSVVKDEQSIFPAVAKASNSLDELAQNIIPAPSPPGFNRKRKTFDEDSSVEMIRRAISDHLDLLNNCCIGIANLNEDSVHKISLTRSGKPSQLVTVSCRHSSVIQKSYGSEKRYLCPPPMVYINGNYSSIFNQSFRTEISIMNDFGQCSQPISEEYTGQGCMIFRSLHISSLVAAKSKNLRLSLDMFSNVNNQLLSHLVTSSISIVSKPSKKGSKLKISNITLRSGSVVSLYNRINSQTVRTKYTSIEAGQFCLRGDRWVPLRINLLLPDENGKLKVCDDVDNPEPIKYGSIVELVDEATGTTSDPLIIRRVEKDHIAEEDGYVNQMHRIVLESAYPISNVRHLKIAEHSSLAYSNNISVRWFLGATSAQNRNASSEAILPIEWEAVGNLSSNEMTRVGDSVCWTIVGISHFDCTMMLPFNQNPVPTVTDYPYIEEPPEYLESSRSLQFKIGGYSVGLQIWLGVHGPLSYSFTAAADTSTMGTVTLGLSQISYDPSCAEQKYPLLFVIPGGIVIIGKCEILLTSSAFGN; from the exons ATGGGGGACTATTTTGCCTGGGATTTTGCAAATATCTCTGGGAGTAATACTTCTGGCTCcttaaatttaaatcagTTGAACT TGGACAACATAAATAATGGTTTGCATAATCAGGAGGATGGAGCTGGAGGAAGGAATGAAAATTCTGAAAGAGTTGGAAGCGGGAGTCCTGGAAGTGTTTCCATGCAGGTTTTGTCTCTCTTCAGTGCTGTAAACTCAGCTTTGGCTACTTTGGAAAAATCAGAGGAATTCCCTTCTGTAGTTAAGGATGAACAGTCAATTTTTCCTGCTGTAGCAAAGGCGTCTAATTCGTTGGACGAGCTGGCCCAAAACATAATTCCTGCTCCTTCTCCTCCTGGgtttaatagaaaaagaaaaacctTTGATGAAGACAGTTCTGTAGAGATGATCCGAAGAGCCATATCAGATCATTTGGATTTACTGAACAATTGTTGTATTGGCATTGCTAATTTGAATGAGGACAGTGTGCACAAAATTTCACTTACACGTTCAGGGAAACCTAGTCAGCTGGTAACAGTTTCGTGTCGACATTCCTCTGTCATACAAAAGTCTTATGGGTCAGAGAAACGTTACCTATGTCCACCCCCTATGGTTTATATTAATGGGAATTACTCTTCTATATTCAATCAGTCTTTTCGCACTGAGATATCAATAATGAATGATTTTGGGCAATGTTCGCAACCCATCAGCGAAGAATACACTGGCCAAGGATGTATGATTTTTCGGTCACTGCATATATCGAGTTTGGTCGCTGCGAAATCTAAAAACTTACGGCTTTCTCTGGACATGTTCTCGAATGTAAATAACCAATTGTTATCTCATTTGGTTACTTCTTCTATTAGTATTGTCTCCAAACCTTCGAAAAAAGGAAGCAAACTAAAAATTAGTAATATTACGTTGCGATCCGGTTCAGTCGTCAGCCTTTATAACCGGATTAATTCACAAACTGTACGTACAAAGTATACATCGATTGAGGCTGGTCAGTTTTGTCTTCGCGGTGATAGATGGGTGCCATTGCGTATTAACCTGCTATTACCAGATGAAAATGGTAAACTGAAGGTATGCGACGATGTCGATAACCCAGAACCCATTAAATATGGCTCCATCGTTGAATTGGTCGATGAAGCAACAGGAACGACGAGTGACCCTTTAATTATTCGACGAGTAGAAAAAGACCACATTGCTGAGGAGGACGGTTACGTTAATCAAATGCATAGAATTGTATTAGAAAGCGCATATCCCATATCAAACGTACGGCATCTTAAGATCGCTGAGCATAGTTCACTGGCATATTCCAATAATATTTCAGTCCGTTGGTTTCTTGGGGCCACGTCGGCACAAAACAGAAATGCATCTAGTGAGGCTATATTGCCCATAGAATGGGAAGCTGTTGGAAACTTGAGTTCAAATGAAATGACTCGAGTTGGAGATTCTGTATGCTGGACTATAGTGGGCATATCACATTTTGACTGTACGATGATGTTACCATTCAATCAAAATCCTGTACCAACGGTTACTGATTATCCATATATTGAAGAGCCACCCGAATATTTGGAGAGCTCGCGCTCAttacaatttaaaattggAGGCTATTCGGTCGGATTACAAATTTGGCTAGGTGTTCATGGACCATTGTCGTATAGTTTTACCGCAGCTGCTGATACGAGTACAATGGGTACGGTCACTCTAGGTCTGTCGCAAATTTCATATGATCCTTCTTGTGCAGAACAAAAGTATCCTTTGTTGTTCGTGATTCCAGGTGGGATTGTCATTATTGGAAAATGCGAGATTTTGCTAACGTCAAGTGCTTTTGGAAACTGA
- the mrps8 gene encoding mitochondrial 37S ribosomal protein uS8m → MQLHYVFSHLQNSFRARKSLASVPNCNSVLELCAVLYHQGFLSSIQRGDIHGPDALPTITTRQNVATRRLWLGLKYFEGKPVLHYIRAVSKPSRKVNLTPSELLQFAKGRKVSFVNGLEPAEVGIVETKHGIMSIDDAIKNNLGGNVICRVK, encoded by the coding sequence ATGCAATTGCATTATGTTTTTTCGCATTTGCAAAATTCATTTCGCGCTCGCAAGTCGTTAGCAAGCGTTCCTAACTGTAACAGTGTGCTCGAGTTATGTGCTGTTTTGTATCATCAAGGATTTTTAAGCTCGATTCAACGCGGAGATATTCATGGACCCGATGCTTTACCCACAATCACCACTAGGCAAAATGTAGCGACCCGCCGTCTATGGTTGGGTTTAAAGTACTTTGAGGGAAAACCGGTTCTTCACTACATACGTGCAGTATCAAAGCCTAGTAGAAAGGTGAACTTGACTCCTTCTGAGTTGTTGCAATTTGCCAAAGGAAGGAAAGTTAGCTTTGTGAATGGGTTGGAGCCTGCAGAAGTTGGAATTGTAGAAACTAAACATGGTATAATGAGTATTGACGATGCAATTAAGAATAATTTGGGAGGAAACGTTATATGTCGAGTTAAATGA
- the uri1 gene encoding prefoldin-like protein, translated as MNDERLVAINFEQQIFSKISEISESVGRAIRYCKEDGKVEGCETASHVDFLNHIHLLLGNYNNDLASSIEKKKSELIVRNSEGLPVMDIHEEVDKDGNIISASVAPQRISSVIDYADVFRSLPGFKNIENGGNRDTSSRIEELSEEEINDSTKNINYKAPEMGSLPSNTEFTSTPTLGVSEFPSKHGDHSDSKTYESPISNSQAASLSDSDMVQQIKNGSKTSLFKKGFLFKKNNAMQNRTTSNIKSNASAIEKNKETILNALNNSTLNENGHQDTQNEVLRDIVLEHPTAKAQDTGESNKDNNTSTSKHKKRPKRLSKFKQAKLETKKSGNKDHATSSEKLSLGNESIHSINETRSSSIEEPDNADNKIVEEEPMLLPVPTTAQGQNVLEAVQYDGLDSLEDMEALIQEMEEEGELDDNSESEEDEHGMTIGFSKELKAPPDPQYFTEKTGATTYVNGNDESLNVSDFPQIVEQEELSSKNPRKVHFSDTLEIKHVSRSGKANIEVIPAPTEEYDNLFGPDDFQSRISAFRKARSKLRAKENEEGNHSNATCTIKNDDLSNTLNNRAANTKLNPKEEDKSTVESELKAPPKEKSSETSKEYLNEPSVVKDFVVERTPSDKISESKEAFDAKVEEISDQRAISQRYYELRKKMIDNTGEYIKDEEEQAVIPLDENGNEKPKMSRFMTARLRGRVPIYEH; from the exons ATGAACGACGAAAGACTAGTAGCCATCAATTTTGAACAGCAAATCTTCTCTAAGATTAGCGAAATTTCTGAATCAGTCGGTAGGGCGATCCGTTACTGTAAGGAAGATGGAAAAGTTGAAGGATGTGAAACAGCATCCCATGTGGATT TCTTAAATCATATTCATTTACTTTTGGGAAATTACAATAATGACTTAGCATcttcaattgaaaagaagaaatccGAGTTGATAGTAAGAAACTCAGAAGGGTTACCTGTTATGGATATTCATGAAGAAGTTGATAAAGATGGAAATATTATAAGTGCTTCTGTTGCTCCACAAAGAATTTCATCTGTAATAGATTATGCGGATGTCTTTCGATCCCTTCCtggtttcaaaaatattgaaaatgggGGGAACCGTGATACATCTTCGAGAATTGAAGAGCTatctgaagaagaaattaacGATTCTACGAAAAATATTAACTACAAAGCTCCAGAAATGGGCTCATTACCTTCTAATACTGAATTTACTTCAACTCCAACACTTGGTGTCTCAGAATTTCCCAGCAAACATGGTGATCATTCAGACAGTAAAACATATGAGAGTCCTATTAGTAATAGTCAGGCTGCTTCATTGAGTGATTCAGATATGGttcaacaaattaaaaatggtAGCAAGActtctttgtttaaaaagggttttcttttcaaaaaaaataatgcaaTGCAAAACAGAACTACTTCAAATATAAAGTCAAACGCTTCTgctattgaaaaaaataaagaaacgaTATTGAATGCTCTCAATAACTCTactttaaatgaaaatggaCATCAAGATACCCAAAATGAAGTTTTACGAGACATTGTGTTAGAGCATCCGACAGCGAAGGCCCAAGATACTGGGGAATCTAATAAAGATAATAACACTAGCACGTctaaacataaaaaacGACCTAAGcgtctttcaaaatttaaacaagCTAAGctagaaacaaaaaaatctgGCAACAAAGATCATGCTACATCTAGTGAAAAGCTTTCACTAGGAAATGAATCTATTCATTCTATAAACGAAACTAGAAGTAGTAGTATAGAAGAACCAGATAATGCCGACAATAAAATTGTCGAAGAAGAACCGATGTTACTACCAGTTCCGACGACTGCGCAAGGACAAAATGTTTTGGAAGCAGTACAATACGACGGTTTAGACTCTTTAGAAGATATGGAGGCTCTCATTCAGGAAATGGAGGAGGAAGGCGAATTAGATGATAATTCTGAGTCTGAGGAAGATGAACATGGTATGACGATAGGATTTTCCAAGGAACTGAAAGCTCCACCGGATCCTCAATATTTTACAGAAAAGACTGGTGCTACAACTTATGTCAATGGTAATGACGAGAGCCTAAATGTCAGTGACTTTCCACAAATCGTTGAACAAGAAGAGCTTTCGTCAAAAAATCCTCGAAAGGTACATTTTTCAGACACGCTGGAAATTAAACACGTCAGTCGGAGTGGAAAGGCGAATATTGAAGTTATACCTGCTCCAACTGAAGAATACGATAATCTTTTTGGACCAGACGATTTTCAGAGTCGTATTTCAGCGTTTCGTAAAGCAAGGAGCAAATTGCGCGCAAAGGAAAACGAAGAGGGCAACCATTCTAATGCCACATGTACAATCAAGAACGATGATTTGAGTAACACATTAAATAATCGGGCTGCGAATACAAAGTTAAAtccaaaagaagaagacaAATCTACTGTAGAATCCGAGCTTAAAGCACCGcctaaagaaaaaagctCGGAAACTTCCAAGgaatatttaaatgaaCCATCTGTAGTAAAAGATTTTGTAGTTGAACGAACTCCATCTGACAAAATTAGCGAGTCTAAAGAAGCATTCGATGCGAAAGTCGAGGAAATTAGTGATCAACGAGCTATATCACAACGTTACTACGAactgagaaaaaaaatgatagaTAATACAGGTGAATATATTaaggatgaagaagaacaGGCAGTTATACCTTTGGATGAGaatggaaatgaaaaaccTAAAATGAGCCGATTTATGACCGCGAGGTTGCGTGGTCGTGTTCCCATTTATGAGCATTag
- the tfx1 gene encoding translin family protein: MEEEFLSFKNFLQEDQDKREKIIRLSREITIQSKRMIFLLHQTSSSDGFPLPKDFDRTSIFEKKIHKELESLKRELAGLNADKFSSACTHGLQEYVEAVTFKFWLQTGTLLSCKDSSFRISINFIDYVLGVCDMTGEIMRFLVTNGSKFSVQQLTQQVKFLRGLHKNCSEIEHLPSKVKSELQQKLSVMENSISKVEGICYSKILREADKRYLNLEVDTATPPEEKRLRST; the protein is encoded by the coding sequence ATGGAAGAGGAATTCCtctcatttaaaaattttttacagGAGGATCAAGATAAGAGGGAGAAAATTATTCGTCTTTCTCGTGAAATCACAATTCAAAGTAAACGAATGatctttcttttacatCAAACATCCTCTTCTGATGGATTTCCTCTACCCAAGGATTTCGACAGAACatccatttttgaaaaaaaaattcacaaAGAACTAGAAAGTCTGAAGAGAGAGTTGGCTGGATTAAATGCAGACAAGTTCTCTTCTGCTTGTACACACGGCCTTCAAGAGTATGTTGAAGCTGTCACTTTCAAATTCTGGTTACAAACAGGTACGTTACTTTCTTGTAAAGATAGTAGCTTTAGAATTTCTATTAATTTCATCGACTATGTACTCGGTGTTTGTGACATGACTGGTGAAATAATGAGATTCCTTGTAACCAACGGCTCTAAGTTCTCTGTCCAACAACTCACTCAGCAAGTTAAATTTCTTCGTGGACTACACAAAAACTGCTCAGAAATTGAACACTTACCATCTAAGGTCAAGTCAGAATTACAGCAGAAATTATCAGTAATGGAGAACAGCatttcaaaagttgaagGAATTTGCTAtagtaaaattttaagaGAAGCAGATAAAAGATATTTAAATTTGGAAGTGGATACAGCAACTCCTCCCGAGGAGAAACGATTACGGTCCACATAA
- a CDS encoding dehydrogenase, translated as MSYSFQGLLNRVNESAIVNTLKEYTGLNTPKWTFNDIPDLTGKVALVTGSSGGIGYVTALELARKGAKVYLAGRNEEKYQKVMKQIHDEVRHSKIRFLRLDLLDFESVYQAAESFIAKEEKLHILVNNAGIMNPPFELTKDGYELQIQTNYLSHYLFTELLLPTLRRTAEECRPGDVRIVHVASIAYLQAPYSGIYFPDLNLPHVLLGTFARYGQSKYAQILYSIALAKRLEKYGIYSVSLHPGVIRTELTRYSPTFALKLLEKSVFQYLLLDPIRGAMTSLYAATSPEISKEHLNGAYFTAIAQRGILHRAHDDAFVEELYRYTHKIFEDLKYLAPSP; from the coding sequence aTGTCCTACAGTTTTCAGGGATTGCTCAACCGCGTGAATGAGAGCGCAATTGTAAATACTCTCAAAGAGTACACCGGTCTCAATACACCCAAATGGACCTTTAACGATATTCCCGATCTTACGGGTAAAGTCGCTCTTGTCACAGGATCTTCAGGTGGCATTGGTTATGTAACTGCCCTCGAGTTGGCTAGAAAAGGCGCAAAGGTCTATCTGGCTGGTAGGAACGAGGAAAAGTATCAAAAAGTTATGAAACAGATCCACGATGAAGTTAGACATTCCAAGATCCGTTTTCTTCGTTTGGATTTGTTAGACTTCGAAAGCGTGTACCAAGCAGCTGAGTCTTTCATTGCCaaagaagagaaattaCACATATTGGTCAATAATGCTGGTATCATGAACCCTCCCTTTGAATTGACTAAAGATGGTTATGAACTTCAGATTCAAACCAACTACCTTTCACATTACTTGTTCACTGAGCTCTTGCTCCCCACACTCCGTCGTACTGCAGAAGAATGTCGACCTGGCGATGTTAGAATAGTTCACGTCGCAAGCATTGCATATTTGCAGGCCCCTTATTCTGGTATCTACTTCCCTGACCTAAATCTCCCGCATGTACTTTTGGGTACTTTTGCTCGTTATGGACAATCTAAGTATGCCCAGATCCTTTATTCCATTGCTTTAGCCAAACgtttagaaaaatatggAATATATTCCGTTAGTCTACACCCAGGTGTTATCCGTACCGAGCTGACTCGTTACTCACCTACCTTTGCTCTCAAATTGTTAGAGAAATCAGTCTTCCAGTATTTACTTTTGGATCCAATCAGAGGCGCCATGACTTCCTTATATGCTGCAACCAGTCCCGAGATTTCCAAAGAGCACTTGAACGGCGCTTACTTCACTGCAATTGCTCAGCGTGGTATTCTTCATCGCGCTCATGATGATGCCTTTGTTGAGGAGCTTTATCGCTATACTCATAAGATATTTGAAGATCTCAAGTATTTAGCTCCTTCTCCATAA